CGCTCTGGAATTTGCCGGCCGTCTTGCCGACCACCTCTCGCGTCGGCGAGGAAACCCGCCCCGCAGCCACATCCTGGTTCGCGTTGCGGATCGCATCGATCACCTGCGACACCGAGAGGCCGTAGGAACGCAGGCGCTCCTGGTCGAGGATCACCTGCACCTCGCGGATGAGCCCGCCCGAGACGTCGACCGACGCCACGCCCTCGATGGTGAGGAGCTGCGGCCGCAGGCGGTACTCGACCCAGTCACGGAGAGAGATCAGATCCCGGGTTGGCGACGAGAACGCGGCCTCGAAGATGGGGATCTGCGACGGGTCGGACTTGTAGATCGTGGGGGGGTCGGCCTCTTCAGGAAGCTGGCCCCGGGCCCGCTCCAGGTTCTTCGCCGCGTCCTGCAGGGCGAAGTCGATGTCGGTGCCGTAGTTGAAGTGCAGGTTGATGCCGACACGGCCTTCCTGCACCTCGGTCTCGATACGCGCCAGATTCTCGGTCGTCGCCAGCGCAGCCTCGAGGGGCTTCGCCACCGTCTCCTCGAGCACTTCCGGCTCGACTCCCCGGTTGTTGACGTTGACGCGGATCTGGGGATAGACGATGGTGGGCAGCAGGTCGAGCGGAAGTCTTGCCAGGAAGAAGAAGCCCAGGACCAGCACCACCGACGTCGCCATCAGCGTGCCGATCGGCCGCGCGATGGAAAGGCTGGAGAGACCGCGCCTCCGGGGCGCGCGCTCTGGCGTACTCACGACGCTCCTCCGCTCGTTCGGGTCTGGGTATTACTGTCCTGGGGAGCCTGGCTACCTTCCGGCCCTGAAACCACGCGCACGGCGGCGCCGTCCCGCAGGGTGTTGGCGCCGGCCACGACGATCACCTCTCCCGGCTCGACTCCGGAGAGCACCTCGACCTTTCCCTCGGAGGTGAGGCCCGTCTGGATCGAGCGGCGCATCGCCTGGCCGTTCTCCAGCGTGAAGACTGCCTGGCCACCGACTCCGCTCACCACCGCGCTCGCCGGGATCAGCGGAACGTTCGAGCGGGCTCCCAGCGCGAAGGTCACCCGTGCAAGGAAGCCGGGGCGGGCGGTAATGGCCCCCTCGGCGTCGAGCGCCACCTCCACGGGCACCAGGCGGGTGGTCGGGTCGGCGGAGGGGAAGATCCGGCGGATCGTGCCGGTGAAGGTACGGGACGGGAAGGCATCGAAGACGATAGAGGCGGTAGCTCCCGGGGCGAGCTCCACCACGTCGAGCTCCGAAACCGGAACGCGCACCACCATCGTGGATACGTCACCGATGCGGAAGAGCTGAGTCTGGGGTGCCACCACGTCGCCTGCTTCGACGCGCTTCTCCAGCACGATGCCGTCGAGGGGGGAGCGGACGATCGCATAGCCCCGACGGGTGCGAAGCTGCTCGAGCTGTGCCAGCGCGGCCGCGTACGCGGTGCGATCGCGCTCGTACTCGTTGATGGTGATGACCTGGTTCTGGTAGAGCTGCTCCGCCCGCTTGAAGGCGGCCTCAGCCACGTTGAAGGCCGCCTCGGCACTCGCCTCCTGCGCGGCGAGCTCGCGATCGTCCATCCGCGCAAGGACCTGGCCCTCGCGTACTCTCATCCCTTCCTCCACCTCGACGGTGAGGAGAGCCCCGGAGAGCTGGCTGTTGACGCCGACTGTGCGAATTGGCTCGACCACGCCGGAGACGGTCACCGAGCGTGCGATCGTGCCGAGCTCAACGAGACCGGTCTCGACCGGCGCAGCCGTGGGGCCCCCGCCTCGTCCGCCTCCGCCTGTGTTGGGCGCTGCTTCGCCGTCGCCGCACGCGGCAAGCGCGAGCGCGGCCAGCGGCACCAGGAGGCGGGTAGAGAGGGGCTGTCGAAGATTCCGACGGGTCATTTCAGGGATAAAAATCATGGGTGATTACTCGGGCAGCGAGCTCGCAGAGCGCCTTCCGTTCAGCTCGGCGAGCGTCTGGCCGAGCACCGCTTCCAGTTGTCCGATCGCGGTCGCGAGCGCCTGACGCGCTTCGACCCAGGCCACCTCAGCCTCCGCCAGTGCGAGCTGCGACGCCTGGAGATCGAGGATGGTGACGTTGCCGAGCTGGTATCGCTCCTCTTGCACTCGCAGGTCCTCGCGGGCGAGCTCGACCGCGCGACCGGCAATCTCTACCCGGCGCTCGGCGGAACCCAGCTCCCGCGCGGCGTCCTCGGCCGCGATCCGCGCGCCGATGGCGGCATCGCGCGCCCGGGCGTCGGCGACGCGTGCGTTGATCCTGGCCTGGGTGACCGCGGTCTCCCGCTGCAGACCGTTGAAGACCGGGATGGAGGCTACCAGCCGGATGCTCCAGCTCTGGTCGTTGGGCGGGAACTCGACGGCCTGCCAGTCATAACCGCCGGTCGCCCGGATGGTGGGCAGGTAGGCCGCCAGCGCCGATAGCGACGCCGCTCGCATCGCCTGGTGCGTGGACCGGGCGGCCACCGCCGAAGGCGCGGTGCGCTCGGCCAGGGTTGCGAGCGTCTCGACCGGAGGCAGCTCCGGGGCCTGTTCCGGCAGCACCCCCGCCGAGGGCTGCACCTCCTCGTCGATACCAATCACCCGGCCCAGCTCGAGGCGGGCGCGGCGCCGACTGGATTCCGCGTCGATCACCGCGAGCTCCGCGTTCCCCACCTCCAGCTCCGCCCGCAGCACGTCGGAGCGGGTCGCCGTACCCAGCTGCAGGCGTGCCTCCGCGAAGGCGAGCTGCTGTCGCGCACGCTCCAGCCGCTGCTCCGCCGCCATTACCAGCTCGTCGCCCGCCGCTGCGGCGTAGAAGGTCCGCTGGGTGTTGAGGATCGTCTGGAACCGCTGCGCGCGATTCTCCGCCGAGGCGGCGCGGCTCTGCGCTCGGGCCGCCCGCTGCTGGAGCAGCCGCCTGCCCCCGGTGAAGACGTCGTAGCCCGCCGTGATCTGCGCGGTGTAGCTCTCCGAGACGAGGCGCCCCGTGGCCTGGTCGAAGCGCTGGTTGCTGGAGTTGCCGTAGCTGGAGTTGACCGTCAGCGTAGGCAGGTAGCTTCCCCACGCCTGGCGGAGCTCGGCCCGAGAAGCCTGCTCCGCGCCGGAAGCGGCGATCGCGGCGGGGTCATTGTTCAGAGCCTGCTCGATCGCCTCTTCCAGTGTCACCACCCTGACGGGCGCCTGCGCCGAGGCCGCGGAGGCGGTCACGGCCCAGACCGCAGCCGCCGTTGCGGAGGCGACCGTCGAACGAATGCACAACATCATCTATCTTCGTCGTGGAGGGGTACGCCACCGCGGAAGCGGCTGCCAGGCATTCTTCCGGAACCTGTAAGATGGGTTCGGCAACGAGGATGGACCAGGCCGAAACAAGATTGCGCAAGTCCGTTAGATACAGATTGCACCGCTGCGTCGTTGGATGGACCCCAGCGACTCACGAGCGGCACCTGCCTGTTGCAGGTTTCGGCCTTGGCGGGGAGATTCCGTAGTCATTCCCTCGCCGACGGCGGCGCGGGTTGTGCCGCTGAGCGATCGTGACCGGAGCGCTCACGACCCCGGGAAGCCAGAGACCATGTCCCGCACCTTCAACTCGATCTACTCGCACGGGTACATCCGCGCCGCGGTCTGCATTCCCCGCGTGCGGGTCGCGGATCCGCCGTACAACGTGGAGCGGACCCTCGCGCTCGCCCGGCGTGCCTCCGAGCTGAACGCCGCCGTCGCCCTGTTCCCGGAGCTGGGGCTCTCCGCCTACAGCTGCGAAGATCTCTTTCAGCAGGACGCTCTGCTCGGCGCCAGCCTCGCGGCGCTCCACGAAGTGGTCCGCGCAAGCGCCAAGCTGACGCCGGTTCTGCTGGTGGGGGCGCCACTTCGCTTCGGGGGGATGCTCTACAACTGTGCGGTCGTGGTCTACGGCGGCGCGATCCTGGGGGTCGTGCCCAAGAGCTACCTGCCGAACTACCGCGAATTCTACGAGCGCCGCCAGTTCACCCCCGGACGGGGCGCGCCGGTCGGGACCGTGCGGCTGCTGGGGCTCGACGTGCCTTTCGGCAATGACCTGGTGTTCGCGGCCGAGAACGTACCCGGCTTCGCGCTGCACGTCGAGATCTGCGAGGACCTGTGGACACCGATCCCTCCGAGCAGCTTCGCTGCGCTCGCCGGCGCCACGGTACTCGCCAACCTCTCCGCCAGCAACATTACGATCGGGAAGGCGGAGTACCGCCGGGATCTGGTGGCGGCGCAATCAGGAAAGTGCATCGCGGCCTACCTCTATTCGGCGGCCGGACCCGGCGAATCCACCACCGATCTGGCCTGGGACGGTCATGCGCTCATCTACGAGAACGACGAGCTGCTGGCCGAATCCGAGCGCTTCGCCAGGGACGAACAGGTGATCGCGTCGGATATCGACCTCGAGCGCCTGCTCCAGGATCGCATGCGCATGACCACCTTTTCCGACGCGGCCAGCGAGCACGCTGGCCGAGTACGGGCGATCCGCACGATCCCGTTCGAGTTCCGGCTTCCGGAGGGTGAGATCCCGCTGATGCGATCGGTGCAGCGCTTCCCCTTCGTCCCTTCCGATCCCGCGAAGCTCGACCTGCGCTGCTACGAGACGTACAACATCCAGGTGCACGGCCTGATGAAGCGCCTGGAGGCCACCGGCATCGAGAAGGTGGTGATCGGCGTCTCGGGCGGGCTGGATTCGACTCACGCGCTGATCGTCGCCGCCCGTACCATGGACCGGCTGGGCCTCCCTCGCACCAACATTCTCGGCTACACCATGCCCGGCTTCGCCACCAGCCGCACCACCCTGCGCAACGCGCACGCCCTGATGCGGGGGCTGGGGATCCACGCCGAAGAGATCGACATCCGCCCCTCCGCCCGGCAGATGCTCCAGGACATCGGCCACCCTTTCGCCGAGGGTGAGTCGACCTACGACGTCACCTTCGAGAACGTGCAGGCCGGCGAGCGAACGTCACACCTCTTCCGGCTGGCAAATCACCACTCCGCGCTGGTCCTCGGCACCGGCGACCTCAGCGAGATCGCGCTGGGCTGGTCGACCTACGGGGTTGGAGACCAGATGTCGCATTACAACGTCAACGCCTCTGTCCCCAAGACGCTGATTCAGCACCTGATCCGGTGGGTGGCGAAGCGGGAGGAGTTCGGTCCGGAGACCAGCCGCGTGCTGAACTCGATCCTCGACATGGAGATCTCGCCGGAGCTGGTTCCGGGGGAGGACGGCGAAGGGCCGGCGCAGAGCACGGAGGCTCGCATCGGCCCCTACGAATTGCAGGACTTCAACCTCTACTACATCAGCCGGTTCGGGTTCCGGCCGAGCAAGGTCGCCTTCCTCGCACATCACGCGTGGGGGGACCGCGACCGGGGGGAGTGGCCGGAGCTGCTCGCGGTCGAGAAGCGCAACGAGTATGACCTGTCGACCATCAAGCACTGGCTCGAGGTCTTCCTCTACCGCTTCTTCAAGATCAGCCAGTTCAAGCGCTCGGCAATGCCGAATGGACCGAAGGTGGGTTCGGGAGGATCGCTCTCACCGCGGGGCGATTGGCGTGCTCCCTCGGATGCGGAATCGGAGGTCTGGCTGGCCGAGCTCCGAGAGAACGTCCCGTGATGCCGGTGCCGTGGTCGGTCAGCGGCGCTCCAGGAAGAAGTCGACGTCGAGGGAAGAGCGCTCGCGCAGTCCGGCGACCGTGCGGGCGAGCTTGAGGATTGCTCGCCCGACCTCGGCATCCAGGCGCTCCACCAGGTCGGGCTCGAGCAGTCTGCGAAGAGTCGCCACCTGACCGGGCACGTCCACGTCCACCATCTGCTCGAAGCTGTCGTGGACCAGCGCCACTACGCTGAGCGCCAGGTAGGCGTCGTCCAGCAGGCCGGTAACGCCGTAGGCAACTTCGGGGGCGTGGTCGGCGGGATCACGGAAATAGTCGGCGGCGTGCTCGAGGAGCGGCTGAACCAGGAGCCCGACGCCCCGCCGCATGGCCACTTCGTTCACCCGCTCCATCAACTGGGGGATGCCTTCGACAATGCCCATCACCCGCTCGACCTCCTGCCGCAAGGGCTCCCCCTCCAGTCCGGTGACGCGGGCAAGATAGCTCTCGAGGCTCTCCGCGTGGGCCTGCCGTGCTTTGCCGATCGTCTCCTGCGGATGGGCTCTCATCCTGGTCTCCTGCGACAGGCGGGTGAGGGACGAGGAGGGCGCTGGCCTCCGGTCAATGAGTGCACGTGGCCGAACCCGCAGTCAACGTTGGCGTAAACACTTTCGGGGCCCGCGTCGAGGGTGCATCTTGAGGAGGGTGCCGAGAAGGCCGACGGAAGGACCTGCTAACCGATCGATCCCGAATGCTTACACGTAGAGCCTGGCTGGCTACGGCGGCCGGCGCGGCAGCCGCGCTACTCAGCGGGCGCCCAGCGTATGCGCTCGCTTCACGCCAGGAAATCCTGGTATATAAGAGCCCCACCTGCGGCTGCTGCTCCAACTGGGTGGATCACATGGCCGAGGCCGGCTTCCAGCCGACCGTGCGCGACGTTGCGGACGTGAGTCCGCTCAAGCGCGATGTCGGAGTTCCGGCCGGCCTCGACTCCTGCCACACGGCGCTGGTGGGAGGCTACTTCGTGGAGGGCCACGTGCCCGCCGACCTGGTGCAGAAGCTGCTCAAAGAGAAGCCCAAGGCCGCCGGGCTCGCCGTTCCCGGCATGCCAATGGGCTCACCCGGCATGGAGGGACCGACCCGTCAGCCGTACGACGTCCTCCTGGTGATGCGCGACGGGACGACCCGCGTGTATGCCAGTCGCTGACCGCTGAACGCCGCCGCCCCGGCCCGCGGCGGGGCGAGCGACCACGGTTCGAAGCTACGAGCACCTTCCTCCCGCCTACCCGCGTCCCATTCCTCCGGGCCGGGCCGCTGCGTCGTGGGTGCGCCGCTGGCGAGGCGGCGCCCGTCCGTCCCCGCTGCAGCGAGGCCCGGCTATCGAGTGCCGCCTGGCCGACTATGGACATCGCGGTGGCGATGCGCTAGTCATCAGCCTCTTCCGTGCTGTCCGAACGCGGGCCGCGCGCCACTCTGTATAAAGATCACAGCGAAATGAGCCGCTGGCAGGGATTACAGGTGAAGTCGGAAGGAACGGGCATCTCGCAACCGTTGTCGCAGCAGGTAAACCTGCTGGGCGAGATGCTCGGTCAGGCGATCCGCGAGCAGGCGGGGGAAGGCATCTTCAACCTCGTCGAGGATCTCCGACAACTCTGTAAACGGGCGGCCAACGAGAATGATCCCGCGGCCCGCGATCGGGCGGAAGAGATCATCCGCGGGCTCGGACAGAACGAGCTCGTGTGGTTGCTGCGCGCCTATAGCGCCTTCTTCCACCTGGTGAACCAGGCGGAGCAGCAGGAGATCATCCGCATCAATCGCGAGCGGGCACGCGGGGCGGGCGGGCACGTCGGGCGACCGGACTCGATCGACGAGGCGATCGGGAAGATGAAGGGCGCCGGCGTGCCCATCGAAAAGGCACTGGAGCTGATCGGGCGACTGGACATCCAGCCCACGCTCACCGCTCATCCCACCGAAGCGCGCCGCCGCAGCATCCTCGACAAGCAACGGCGGATCGCCACGCTGCTCACCCAGCTGCGGCTCGACCCGACGCCGGACGAGGAAGAAGACGCCCTCGACGAGCTCTACGCGCACATCTCCTTGCTGTTGGCCACGGCGGAGGTGCGGGTGGAGCGCCCCACCGTGCGGGAGGAGGTG
This genomic interval from Longimicrobiaceae bacterium contains the following:
- a CDS encoding efflux RND transporter periplasmic adaptor subunit yields the protein MTRRNLRQPLSTRLLVPLAALALAACGDGEAAPNTGGGGRGGGPTAAPVETGLVELGTIARSVTVSGVVEPIRTVGVNSQLSGALLTVEVEEGMRVREGQVLARMDDRELAAQEASAEAAFNVAEAAFKRAEQLYQNQVITINEYERDRTAYAAALAQLEQLRTRRGYAIVRSPLDGIVLEKRVEAGDVVAPQTQLFRIGDVSTMVVRVPVSELDVVELAPGATASIVFDAFPSRTFTGTIRRIFPSADPTTRLVPVEVALDAEGAITARPGFLARVTFALGARSNVPLIPASAVVSGVGGQAVFTLENGQAMRRSIQTGLTSEGKVEVLSGVEPGEVIVVAGANTLRDGAAVRVVSGPEGSQAPQDSNTQTRTSGGAS
- a CDS encoding TolC family protein, which codes for MMLCIRSTVASATAAAVWAVTASAASAQAPVRVVTLEEAIEQALNNDPAAIAASGAEQASRAELRQAWGSYLPTLTVNSSYGNSSNQRFDQATGRLVSESYTAQITAGYDVFTGGRRLLQQRAARAQSRAASAENRAQRFQTILNTQRTFYAAAAGDELVMAAEQRLERARQQLAFAEARLQLGTATRSDVLRAELEVGNAELAVIDAESSRRRARLELGRVIGIDEEVQPSAGVLPEQAPELPPVETLATLAERTAPSAVAARSTHQAMRAASLSALAAYLPTIRATGGYDWQAVEFPPNDQSWSIRLVASIPVFNGLQRETAVTQARINARVADARARDAAIGARIAAEDAARELGSAERRVEIAGRAVELAREDLRVQEERYQLGNVTILDLQASQLALAEAEVAWVEARQALATAIGQLEAVLGQTLAELNGRRSASSLPE
- a CDS encoding NAD(+) synthase, with translation MSRTFNSIYSHGYIRAAVCIPRVRVADPPYNVERTLALARRASELNAAVALFPELGLSAYSCEDLFQQDALLGASLAALHEVVRASAKLTPVLLVGAPLRFGGMLYNCAVVVYGGAILGVVPKSYLPNYREFYERRQFTPGRGAPVGTVRLLGLDVPFGNDLVFAAENVPGFALHVEICEDLWTPIPPSSFAALAGATVLANLSASNITIGKAEYRRDLVAAQSGKCIAAYLYSAAGPGESTTDLAWDGHALIYENDELLAESERFARDEQVIASDIDLERLLQDRMRMTTFSDAASEHAGRVRAIRTIPFEFRLPEGEIPLMRSVQRFPFVPSDPAKLDLRCYETYNIQVHGLMKRLEATGIEKVVIGVSGGLDSTHALIVAARTMDRLGLPRTNILGYTMPGFATSRTTLRNAHALMRGLGIHAEEIDIRPSARQMLQDIGHPFAEGESTYDVTFENVQAGERTSHLFRLANHHSALVLGTGDLSEIALGWSTYGVGDQMSHYNVNASVPKTLIQHLIRWVAKREEFGPETSRVLNSILDMEISPELVPGEDGEGPAQSTEARIGPYELQDFNLYYISRFGFRPSKVAFLAHHAWGDRDRGEWPELLAVEKRNEYDLSTIKHWLEVFLYRFFKISQFKRSAMPNGPKVGSGGSLSPRGDWRAPSDAESEVWLAELRENVP
- a CDS encoding DUF411 domain-containing protein — encoded protein: MLTRRAWLATAAGAAAALLSGRPAYALASRQEILVYKSPTCGCCSNWVDHMAEAGFQPTVRDVADVSPLKRDVGVPAGLDSCHTALVGGYFVEGHVPADLVQKLLKEKPKAAGLAVPGMPMGSPGMEGPTRQPYDVLLVMRDGTTRVYASR